A window from Pongo abelii isolate AG06213 chromosome 6, NHGRI_mPonAbe1-v2.0_pri, whole genome shotgun sequence encodes these proteins:
- the LOC100439470 gene encoding ras-related protein R-Ras2-like → MKEQCMRTGESFLSVFSGTNRGSFEETYKFQRQILLRVKDHGEFPMIFMGNKAALDNQRQETQEKQHLAQQCKVIYMEVSAKIRMNADQAFYEHVWVIRKFQEQKCLLSPEPTWEEKDKKG, encoded by the exons ATGAAGGAACAGTGTATGAGGACTGGTGAGAGTTTCCTATCGGTCTTTTCAGGCACCAATAGAGGCAGTTTCGAAGAAACCTATAAATTCCAAAGACAGATTCTCCTCAGAGTAAAGGACCATGGTGAGTTTCCAATGATTTTTATGGGTAATAAAGCAGCTCTGGATAATCAAAGACAGGAAACACAGGAAAAACAGCATTTAGCACAGCAATGTAAGGTAATATACATGGAGGTATCAGCAAAGATTAGGATGAATGCAGA TCAAGCTTTCTATGAACATGTCTGGGTTATAAGGAAATTTCAAgagcagaaatgtcttctttcacCAGAACCAACAtgggaagaaaaagacaagaagggCTGA